In Trichoplusia ni isolate ovarian cell line Hi5 unplaced genomic scaffold, tn1 tig00000442, whole genome shotgun sequence, a single genomic region encodes these proteins:
- the LOC113507056 gene encoding dentin sialophosphoprotein-like has product MAAEVPVSVVLCEAMEYLSKLGANLRTRSENLKDKRINKDKLKNAHAVHKAASKGKSDSNQNEIVDVESDDAKTEMAENSSDVTKSTQNTAECTSTNSDRRKPLRIMSISDTEDDIVPLATKSSNSVSTEDSVSKLVSDENKSEDSSATTENNNVDHTESLVKEHRESHSGPEDGKVSTEESSKKKSTKGGPITIFFNRKNTVKKSKTNGQQKNSSQILPVDDTNSEEDFKSNKNKEAQKENKPASNEANCSSDNLEPIKRKRKNSNVSDSSSQINDDSTKNSEENNMQKELNDDSNDSNNSKPLIRCVNITKLLKPDAVPVKSDLFAGKQSDIREHFSKKGSAQCKSSIKRVKHSLLNDSDSDKEIGTNIDSQVVSQKEINPATIKDSLLCDSDSDKNEEQVVKENSKVSDGNTNNSQERIDTVVENIIASLSRLNEHSAQNQEKSDDSSLKSYVNKENDNHNVSETEKLNEPCHDTIKAKSSLLNDSDSDSEPFPRTKERFISARESSELKKMLLNHSSSSEHEESVTNVLKRGRKKSRSSNSSSSETAKSKKTACSEKAHNSSINQIDGTVDEHSDSSVKKMVRSKSKPSGSSVQNSEIQDASDRDIEGLTNLNSLNKSRRHGSSSNNTESRSSARQACKLKQTPTIGEDLLHAESSSDVSENNVDENVEEEDLPKIHGLNGDSIGHLAKDDLLNESDSSASQDVEATEDTQHIEDSEEENVISKRRKANAISSDSEGGTSRRKHEDDEEARVSDFEDSEDESSESAKRSKRKKKPSESDGSAGSSNEGKKKRRRIKQVNDSDGSGSDTENEGRNKHGRKNIRKVMGKNQLEEATKKAAREEKERIARIADRQKLYNNLDFDETGKPDEVVLEKVVLDFDPETKEPLIQVDRGLVKKLKPHQVC; this is encoded by the exons ATGGCGGCCGAAGTGCCTGTAAGTGTTGTATTATGTGAAGCAATGGAGTATCTGTCTAAACTTGGTGCTAATCTACGAACTCGGTCCGAAAATTTGAAAGACAAGAGAATTAATAAAGACAAACTAAAGAATGCTCATGCTGTTCATAAAGCTGCCTCTAAG GGTAAATCTGACTccaatcaaaatgaaattgttgaTGTAGAATCTGATGATGCAAAAACTGAAATGGCTGAGAATTCAAGTGATGTTACAAAATCTACACAAAATACTGCAGAATGTACCAGTACCAACAGTGATAGGAGAAAACCATTGAGAATTATGAGCATCAGTGACACTGAAGATGACATTGTACCTTTAGCGACTAAATCCTCAAATTCTGTCTCAACTGAAGATAGTGTAAGTAAATTAGTAagtgatgaaaataaaagtgaagaTAGTAGTGCcacaactgaaaataataatgttgaccATACTGAATCCTTGGTTAAAGAACACAGAGAGTCTCATTCTGGGCCAGAGGATGGAAAGGTTTCCACAGAagaaagtagtaaaaaaaaatctacaaaaggTGGTccaatcacaatattttttaacagaaaGAATACAGTGAAAAAATCCAAAACAAATGGACAACAAAAGAATTCAAGTCAAATACTGCCTGTAGATGACACCAATAGTGAAGAagattttaaaagcaataaaaataaagaggcACAAAAAGAGAATAAACCTGCAAGTAATGAAGCAAATTGCAGTAGTGACAATCTTGAACCCAtcaaaaggaaaagaaaaaattcaaatgtaaGTGATTCTTCAAGTCAAATTAATGATGATTCCACTAAGAATTCAGAAGAAAATAACATGCAGAAGGAACTTAATGATGATTCTAATGACTCAAACAATTCAAAACCCTTGATCCGCTgtgttaatattacaaaattattaaaaccagATGCAGTGCCAGTCAAAAGTGACTTGTTTGCAGGAAAACAAAGTGATATAAGAGAGCATTTCAGCAAAAAAGGAAGTGCTCAG TGTAAAAGCTCAATCAAAAGAGTAAAACATAGCCTGCTTAATGATTCTGATTCCGATAAAGAAATTGGAACAAATATTGACAGTCAGGTAGTGAGCcaaaaggaaattaatcctGCAACTATTAAAGATTCACTACTTTGTGATTCTGACTCTGACAAAAATGAAGAACAGGTTGTTAAAGAAAACAGTAAAGTCTCTGATGGCAATACTAATAACAGTCAAGAAAGAATTGATACAGTGGTTGAAAACATTATAGCATCATTGTCTAGGTTAAATGAACATTCAGCTCAAAACCAAGAAAAGAGTGATGACAGTAGTCTTAAGTCTTAtgtaaataaggaaaatgaTAATCATAATGTCAGTGAAACAGAGAAACTAAATGAACCTTGCCATGATACTATCAAAGCAAAATCATCTTTATTAAATGACAGTGATAGTGATTCCGAACCATTTCCAAGAACTAAGGAGAGGTTTATAAGTGCCAGGGAAAGTagtgaactaaaaaaaatgcttcTCAATCATTCATCCAGTTCAGAGCATGAAGAATCTGTAACAAATGTGTTAAAAAGAGGCAGAAAAAAATCACGATCATCAAATTCATCATCTTCAGAAACAGCAAAGTCAAAAAAAACGGCATGTAGTGAAAAAGCCCACAACAGTAGTATCAACCAAATTGATGGGACTGTTGATGAACACTCTGATTCCAGTGTTAAAAAG atgGTACGCTCTAAATCAAAACCCAGTGGCAGCAGTGTCCAGAACTCAGAAATTCAAGATGCGAGTGACAGAGATATTGAAgg GCTGAcaaatttaaacagtttaaacAAATCTCGACGGCATGGTTCTTCGTCAAACAATACTGAGAGCAGGAGTTCTGCGAGGCAAGCGTGTAAGCTGAAGCAGACGCCGACCATCGGCGAGGACTTATTGCACGCTGAGAGCAGCTCAGACGTCTCGGAGAACAATGTCGACGAAAATGTTGAAGAAGAAG ATTTACCTAAAATTCATGGTCTTAACGGAGACAGCATCGGTCATCTCGCTAAAGATGATTTACTAAATGAAAGTGATTCTTCGGCGTCTCAGGATGTAGAGGCCACTGAG GATACACAACACATAGAAGATTCCGAGGAAGaaaa CGTTATATCAAAAAGGCGTAAGGCAAATGCAATATCATCAGACTCAGAAGGCGGGACTTCGCGTCGTAAACATGAAGACGATGAAGAAGCTAGGGTTAGCGACTTTGAGGATTCCGAGGATGAGAGCTCAGAGTCTGCAAAACGCTCCAAGCGGAAGAAAAAGCCCTCGGAAAGCGACGGATCAGCGGGATCTAGTAATGAGGG aaaaaagaAACGTCGACGCATAAAACAAGTTAATGATAGTGATGGATCTGGATCGGACACTGAAAATGAAGGTAGAAATAAACACGGCAGGAAGAATATACGTAAG gTAATGGGTAAGAATCAGTTAGAGGAAGCTACAAAGAAAGCTGCTCGCGAAGAAAAGGAAAGAATTGCTCGTATTGCAGATAGACAGAAATTG tacaataatttgGACTTTGATGAGACTGGAAAGCCGGATGAAGTTGTCTTGGAAAAAGTCGTGTTGGATTTCGATCCAGAAACTAAAGAACCACTAATTCAAGTTGACAGAGGTCTCGTCAAGAAGTTGAAACCACATCAGGTATGCTGA